In one window of Gemmatimonadaceae bacterium DNA:
- a CDS encoding dihydroxy-acid dehydratase, whose amino-acid sequence MTRRFRSATLHEGLLRAPTRSFLQALGQDDDEIARPHVGVFHTGGEMSPCNLNLRDQAQHAKTGIYAAGGMPHECPVVSVSDGLSIAHSGMRFSLVSRELIADSVEASTRGHQWDGIYAIGACDKNLPGLMMGIVRCNVPGVFVHGGSALPGHFRGRDTNIGETYEMIGKVLANEATADELSEITHACLPTAGACAGQFTANTMGMVSEALGLAPIGSSMVPAVYSERAPLMRRAAAALMRAVMHDAPLPRDIVTRDALENACAVVSATGGSTNAALHIPAIAHEAGIRFHLNDVAEVFARTPLIADLQPGGRFLARDLYHVGGAGVVMRALLDAGALHGDAMTFTGRTLAQELAVAATPDGEVVRTVANARSIDGGVTVLKGNLCPDGALLKTAGLATLVHRGPARVFESEEHALEAVRQRHYEAGDVLVIRNEGPRGGPGMREMLGITALIYGQGMGASVALLTDGRFSGATRGLCIGHAGPEAADGGPIAALRDGDIIEIDARPDARRIHVVLGDAGLLSRLTSLAARPASAHGGVLEKYALTVRAAHLGAVTHSGAVHWPRDVSLPST is encoded by the coding sequence GTGACGCGCCGATTCCGATCGGCAACGCTGCACGAAGGGTTGTTGCGTGCACCCACGCGCAGCTTTTTGCAGGCGTTGGGACAGGACGACGACGAGATCGCGCGTCCGCACGTCGGCGTGTTCCACACCGGCGGCGAAATGAGCCCGTGCAACCTGAATCTCCGCGATCAGGCTCAGCACGCCAAAACCGGCATCTACGCGGCGGGTGGCATGCCGCACGAATGTCCGGTGGTGTCCGTGTCCGACGGCTTGTCCATCGCCCATTCCGGCATGCGGTTTTCGCTGGTGTCGCGTGAACTGATTGCCGACAGCGTTGAAGCATCAACCCGCGGCCATCAATGGGACGGCATCTACGCCATTGGTGCCTGCGACAAGAATCTGCCGGGGCTCATGATGGGCATCGTGCGCTGCAACGTGCCCGGCGTGTTCGTGCATGGTGGATCGGCGCTACCGGGTCACTTTCGCGGGCGCGACACGAACATCGGCGAAACGTATGAGATGATCGGCAAGGTATTGGCGAACGAAGCGACCGCCGATGAGCTGTCCGAGATCACCCACGCCTGTCTCCCCACGGCCGGCGCCTGCGCCGGTCAGTTCACCGCCAACACCATGGGCATGGTGTCGGAAGCCCTCGGCCTGGCGCCCATCGGTTCCAGCATGGTGCCGGCCGTGTACAGTGAGCGCGCGCCGCTCATGCGCCGTGCGGCCGCCGCGCTCATGCGCGCCGTGATGCATGACGCACCGTTGCCACGCGACATTGTCACGCGCGATGCGCTGGAGAATGCCTGCGCGGTGGTGTCGGCGACCGGCGGGTCCACCAATGCCGCTTTGCACATCCCGGCCATCGCCCACGAGGCGGGGATTCGATTCCACCTAAACGACGTGGCCGAAGTATTCGCGCGCACGCCGCTCATTGCCGACTTGCAGCCTGGCGGCCGGTTCCTCGCGCGGGATCTCTACCATGTGGGCGGTGCGGGTGTGGTGATGCGGGCATTGCTTGACGCCGGTGCATTGCACGGCGACGCCATGACGTTCACCGGCCGTACGCTGGCGCAGGAACTGGCCGTGGCCGCCACGCCCGATGGCGAGGTGGTGCGCACCGTTGCCAATGCGCGATCAATTGATGGTGGCGTGACGGTCCTCAAGGGCAACCTCTGCCCCGACGGTGCACTGCTCAAGACCGCAGGGCTGGCCACGCTGGTGCATCGCGGACCCGCCCGCGTGTTCGAATCGGAGGAACACGCGCTGGAGGCCGTGCGCCAACGCCACTACGAGGCTGGTGACGTGCTGGTGATTCGCAATGAAGGGCCGCGGGGCGGGCCCGGTATGCGCGAGATGCTTGGCATTACTGCGCTCATTTACGGACAGGGAATGGGCGCGAGTGTGGCGCTGCTGACCGATGGCCGCTTCAGTGGCGCCACGCGCGGACTGTGCATCGGCCACGCCGGTCCGGAAGCAGCCGATGGCGGACCGATTGCCGCACTGCGCGACGGCGACATCATCGAGATTGATGCGCGACCGGACGCACGACGCATTCACGTGGTACTCGGTGACGCCGGGCTGTTGTCGCGCCTGACGTCGCTCGCCGCGCGGCCGGCCAGCGCGCACGGCGGGGTGTTGGAGAAGTACGCCCTCACCGTGCGGGCCGCGCATCTGGGCGCCGTGACCCATTCAGGGGCCGTGCATTGGCCCCGTGACGTATCCCTTCCGTCCACCTGA